CGGAGCGGTACGCGGCCGAGGTGATCTGGGCCGCAACGGCACCGGACGGCGTCGAACGGTCGCCGATGCGGGTGGCGGAAGCTCGATTGACACTGGCCGCCACCGCAGCGCGCGCCGGAGAGCTCGAATTGGCCGTCCACACCGGCCTGAGGGCGTTCGGTGCCGGTCGCCGCTCACTTCCGTCGCTGCTGCTCATCGCCGGCGAGGTGGACGCCGAACTGCACCGCCGGTACCCGCGCGAGCAGGCCACCGCCGAGTTCGAAGGTGCCCTGCACGTCCTGCGAGAGACGGTGCTGGGCAACGGCTCGTCGGTGCGATGAGGCCTCGCGGATCCCCAGGTCACGGGGTCACGCCCACCGCACTGGCTTGGTACAGTCGCGCTTCCCCTTGATCGAATAAAGGACATCCGCATGGCCGACACCGGGCCTGAACCTGACACAAACCAGACTCCGGTTCCGGATCAGACTGCGGGAGCGGCATCCAGCCCCCAGGACGAGCAGGCACCGGAGACGGGTCCGGGTACGGCTCCTGACTTCGCGCCGGCCACCACCACCTGGGTCCCGACGCCACCGCCGCCGGCCCAGCCCAACCAGACCGGCATCATCGTCGCCGCGGTCGCGGGTGTTGTGGTGCTGGTGCTGATGGCCTGTGTCGGCCTGGTCGGCGGCATTTTCCTGCTCCGCGACGGGGAGACCCCGGTCGCCAGCCCGGCGTCCCGGGCGCCCCTGCTGCCCACGACCGGCGGCAGCCCCACGGCGAGCGGTCAGCCCGACCAGAGCGAGGAGCCAGTGGCGCAGGGGCCGCAGGCCAGCGCGTACCCGGCGGAGAAGGTCGAGGACCTGAACCGGGTGTGCGACGAGGACATCTACTACCCGGAGCTGCCGAAGCGCGCCGGCAAGGCGCCGCACCCGGTCGTCCTGCTCCTCTCGGACACCCCGGGCCTTCGCTACAAGGACGACGGCTACTACTACGACCTGGGCCTGTCGAAGAAGGTCGAGCAGACGTGGGCGTCGGAGGACCCCAGGAAGGTGCAGATGGTGGCCTGCCTCGACCGGGTCAGCACCGGCTCGACGATCCGCAACTGCAAGTTCGACGACCCGAAGCCGCAGACGCTGCCGCTGGTGCGGACCGGCTGGCGACTTCGGGTGTATGAGGCCGCGACCGGGCGCAAGCTGCTGGACAAGGCCATGAACGGCGATGACCAGAAGTGCCCGTACGTCGTCATGGTCGGCGCCGACAAGAAGATCTACGCCGAGGTCAGCGATCGGGCGGCGATCGCGGC
The nucleotide sequence above comes from Micromonospora sp. NBC_00389. Encoded proteins:
- a CDS encoding tetratricopeptide repeat protein, whose protein sequence is MAERPDDHFQVDPAKWSFYAMDAYRLAEDDTRTERYAAEVIWAATAPDGVERSPMRVAEARLTLAATAARAGELELAVHTGLRAFGAGRRSLPSLLLIAGEVDAELHRRYPREQATAEFEGALHVLRETVLGNGSSVR